The Silene latifolia isolate original U9 population chromosome X, ASM4854445v1, whole genome shotgun sequence genome contains the following window.
TATTGAGATAAGTTAGTAGAAAGAGTCGTAAAAAACATTAAAAGAGTGGAGTTTTTTTTTTGCAGCTGTAAAATTATAAGTAACACTACAAACCCATAGCATTCCTAGCAAGGTTATGGGCAACCTTATTAAGATTACGAGGAATATAACTAAAACAAATACAATGAAAAGAAGCTAGCAATAAATTGATATCGTTAATAAGCCCATTCGTCTTGTGATGGGGTCTCTCCACACCCGCAATTTGAAGAAGAATCTGCAAACAATCAGAAGAAACATCAAAGTGCAAGAAATTGGAGCGAAGAGCCCAAGCAAGAAGATCACGAATTCCAGTAGCTTCAGCCTGTAGAGCCGTTTCAGCCGCGAAACCATACGCAACCTTGGTAAGCTCAGAACCATTTCCATCGTAAGCCACCCAACCACAACCCGCCTGCAATGATTGAAACCAACTCGCATCAACCTTCGCTCGGATAACATGACAATGGTCTCCCTTACCCACCAAATAAAAAGGAATACAATTCCGGATACTTTCTCGAAGAGAACAACTATCATCCTCCTCCCTAGTCCTACCAACTGGGTCTTGAGTACACGGAAGATTCATAGCAGTAATAGCCGTCTGCGCGATATTAGACTGAAGATTAAAGAAATAGTCCACTGAGAAAGCTGCATCCCTAAAAATAATATTATTCCTAGTGCACCAAATGCTCCACAAAACAGAGAGGAATAAAATGGTTGGCGTAGACGCATCATCCAAAGAAGAGAAATAAGAGAACCAATTAATGAGCCAATCACCAAGAAGAATCGAGTCAACATTATCCGTATTAATACCTAGAGGGGAAGCAGCCCATAATCTCTTAACCACAACACAGTCCCTGAAAAGATGATTAAGAGTCTCCATGGCTTCCAAATTCCGACACAACGGACAAGAATACTCAACACTAATCTTTCTTCGATAAAAGAGTGGAGTTGAAAGAGGAACTTTGTGTTTTTTAACTTTTTTCATACAAAAACTTCAAACCGTGTCAGAAACCATATATACGGTTTCGTTTTTGCCCGACCCGGATACGGTACGGTTTttataaaaccgtatcgtatatacggattttcgtatcgtatatacggaaatcCGTATAACTCAAACCGTATACCATATCGTATCCGTAttataaaaccgtatcgtataattttagaacttttatatttatattaaatattgagaattattttattttgaattttataatatatagacaatttattatatatgtatgaatgttatataaattataaataatttactaaatatgtatgtaaaagtattcttcaatgattaataaattatgtaaaaattcgtaaagttgcaattagtagtttttagttatttaataaattatttaataccaatataaattgtttttaattaaaattcttgtgtaaatttaaaaaatgaggttgaatttcacttttgatgaaacttaaggggcttgattgctccaaataaaagttatggggcctaatttcacaattgatcagagttaaggggcctaattaccactttcgcgaaTTACTAATTGATTGATAGTCTTTTGAAGCGTTTCTAATGGCCGTGTCTTCCTTACAGTATTAACTATTAAGTCATCTTGCATGTACGTTGATATGAGGGACACTTCTTCATTTTAAGAAGAAACCTAGCTTTGGACGTCCAACATACACGTTTAAACCTAATTTTGGATGTTTATGTTTTACATTCAAACCTAGGTTTGGGAATTGGGAAACTTCACATTTCATCCCCGTTTTTTTTAAATCGATTTCTTTTATATTGATTTCGTTTTACGTTGTTTAGTTAC
Protein-coding sequences here:
- the LOC141617002 gene encoding uncharacterized protein LOC141617002; translated protein: METLNHLFRDCVVVKRLWAASPLGINTDNVDSILLGDWLINWFSYFSSLDDASTPTILFLSVLWSIWCTRNNIIFRDAAFSVDYFFNLQSNIAQTAITAMNLPCTQDPVGRTREEDDSCSLRESIRNCIPFYLVGKGDHCHVIRAKVDASWFQSLQAGCGWVAYDGNGSELTKVAYGFAAETALQAEATGIRDLLAWALRSNFLHFDVSSDCLQILLQIAGVERPHHKTNGLINDINLLLASFHCICFSYIPRNLNKVAHNLARNAMGL